A genome region from Arthrobacter agilis includes the following:
- a CDS encoding PLP-dependent cysteine synthase family protein codes for MPRFTAPDRSWSDDAVRRIEAEGNRSADTHLFAVPLPEHWGVQVYLKDESTHRTGSLKHRLARSLFLFGLVNGWITEGTTIVEASSGSTAVSEAYFAQLLGLPFIAVMTATTSPEKVALIQQYGGECRFVEHASDVYACAEEVARETAGHYMDQFTYAERATDWRGNNNIAESIFGQLALEPHPLPAWIVVGAGTGGTSATIGRYLRYHRHPTRLAVVDPENSAFYPAWAQPDATPTGRPSRIEGIGRPRSEPSFVPSVIDAMIRVPDAASVAAAQHLRTLTGLHAGPSTGTNLWGVWQLVADLIADGRSGSIVSLMCDSGDRYAATYDDHAWLMRNGLDPSPALTVLDDFFETGVWPARTLESTD; via the coding sequence ATGCCCAGGTTCACCGCCCCCGACAGATCGTGGTCCGACGATGCCGTTCGGCGTATCGAAGCGGAAGGCAACCGGTCGGCGGACACCCACCTCTTCGCCGTACCGCTCCCCGAACACTGGGGCGTGCAGGTATATCTCAAGGACGAGTCGACACACCGGACCGGTAGCCTCAAACACAGGCTCGCACGGTCCCTGTTCCTGTTCGGCCTGGTGAACGGCTGGATCACGGAAGGGACCACCATCGTGGAGGCATCCAGTGGCTCGACGGCCGTGTCCGAGGCGTACTTCGCTCAACTGCTGGGTTTGCCGTTCATCGCCGTCATGACGGCGACGACGAGCCCGGAGAAGGTCGCGCTGATCCAGCAGTACGGTGGCGAATGCCGGTTCGTCGAGCACGCCTCCGACGTCTACGCCTGCGCCGAGGAGGTGGCGCGGGAGACGGCAGGACACTACATGGACCAGTTCACCTACGCCGAGCGCGCCACCGACTGGCGCGGCAACAACAACATCGCCGAGTCCATTTTCGGGCAGCTCGCTCTCGAACCTCATCCGCTGCCTGCCTGGATCGTCGTGGGGGCTGGGACCGGAGGCACGAGCGCGACGATCGGCCGCTACCTGCGCTATCACCGCCACCCGACGCGCCTCGCCGTCGTCGACCCTGAGAACTCGGCGTTCTATCCGGCCTGGGCCCAGCCGGACGCGACCCCGACCGGCCGGCCCTCCCGCATCGAGGGCATCGGTCGGCCGCGTTCGGAACCGAGCTTCGTGCCGTCCGTCATCGACGCGATGATCCGGGTGCCGGATGCCGCATCGGTCGCCGCCGCACAGCACCTGCGGACGTTGACCGGACTGCACGCCGGGCCCTCGACGGGAACCAACCTCTGGGGCGTATGGCAGCTGGTCGCGGATCTCATCGCCGACGGCCGCTCAGGAAGTATCGTCTCGCTCATGTGCGATTCCGGCGACCGCTACGCGGCCACCTACGACGACCACGCCTGGCTGATGCGCAATGGCCTGGACCCGTCTCCTGCTCTTACAGTTCTTGACGATTTCTTCGAGACCGGCGTCTGGCCCGCGAGGACACTGGAATCGACTGACTGA